A portion of the Phyllopteryx taeniolatus isolate TA_2022b chromosome 15, UOR_Ptae_1.2, whole genome shotgun sequence genome contains these proteins:
- the LOC133490200 gene encoding histone H3 has translation MARTKQTARKSTGGKAPRKQLATKAARKSAPATGGVKKPHRYRPGTVALREIRRYQKSTELLIRKLPFQRLVREIAQDFKTDLRFQSSAVMALQEASEAYLVGLFEDTNLCAIHAKRVTIMPKDIQLARRIRGERA, from the coding sequence ATGGCGAGAACCAAGCAGACCGCCCGCAAGTCCACCGGAGGCAAAGCTCCCAGGAAGCAGCTGGCCACCAAGGCGGCCCGCAAGAGCGCCCcggccaccggcggcgtcaagaAGCCTCACCGTTACAGGCCCGGTACCGTGGCTCTCCGTGAGATCCGTCGCTACCAGAAGTCCACCGAGCTGCTCATCCGCAAGCTGCCCTTCCAGCGCCTGGTCAGGGAGATCGCTCAAGATTTCAAGACCGACCTGCGCTTCCAGAGCTCGGCCGTCATGGCTCTGCAGGAGGCCAGCGAGGCTTACCTGGTCGGCCTGTTCGAGGACACCAACCTGTGCGCCATCCACGCCAAGAGGGTCACCATCATGCCCAAAGACATCCAGCTGGCACGTCGCATCCGAGGGGAGAGAGCATAA